The proteins below come from a single Papaver somniferum cultivar HN1 chromosome 11, ASM357369v1, whole genome shotgun sequence genomic window:
- the LOC113324362 gene encoding mitochondrial succinate-fumarate transporter 1-like — MGEEDEQKKKMMRKPIPPYMKAISGSVGGIVEACCLQPIDVIKTRLQLDRSGVYKGISHCGNTVIKTEGVRALWKGLTPFATHLTLKYALRMGSNAMFQTAFKDRDTGKLSYQGRLMSGFGAGVLEALVIVTPFEVVKIRLQQQKGLSPELLKYKGPVHCATTIVRQEGILGLWAGAAPTVMRNGTNQAAMFTAKNTIDVILWKKHEGDGKVIQPWQSMVSGFLAGTVGPVCTGPFDVVKTRLMAQSRSGNDVKYTGMVHAIRTIFQEEGLCALWKGLLPRLMRIPPGQAIMWTVADQVTGFYEKRYN, encoded by the exons ATGGGGGAAGAAGAtgaacagaagaagaagatgatgaggaaaCCAATTCCCCCATACATGAAAGCAATATCAGGATCAGTAGGAGGGATAGTAGAAGCATGTTGTTTACAACCAATAGATGTTATTAAAACAAGATTGCAATTAGATAGAAGTGGTGTTTATAAAGGGATATCACATTGTGGTAATACTGTTATAAAGActgaaggtgttagagcattatGGAAAGGATTAACACCATTTGCTACTCATTTAACCCTAAAATATGCCCTTAGAATGGGTTCTAATGCTATGTTCCAAACTGCATTCAAAGATAGAGATACTGGCAAACTTAGTTATCAGGGGAGATTGATGTCTGGGTTTGGTGctggtgttcttgaagctcttgttATTGTTACACCATTTGAG GTGGTAAAGATTAGATTGCAGCAGCAGAAAGGACTAAGCCCTGAGCTCCTCAAGTACAAAGGACCTGTACACTGTGCAACCACTATCGTTCGTCAAGAAGGCATCCTTGGGCTCTGGGCAGGGGCTGCACCAACTGTTATGCGAAATGGAACGAACCAGGCAGCCATGTTTACAGCCAAGAACACTATAGATGTGATTTTATGGAAAAAGCATGAAGGGGATGGGAAGGTAATCCAGCCATGGCAGTCCATGGTATCAGGGTTCTTAGCTGGAACTGTGGGTCCTGTATGCACTGGACCCTTTGATGTCGTGAAAACAAGGTTGATGGCTCAAAGTCGTTCTGGAAATGATGTGAAGTATACGGGCATGGTCCATGCCATCAGAACCATATTCCAAGAAGAAGGTTTGTGTGCTTTGTGGAAAGGGTTGCTGCCTCGGCTCATGAGGATTCCACCTGGTCAGGCCATCATGTGGACTGTGGCTGACCAAGTGACCGGCTTTTATGAGAAGAGATACAACTAG